Proteins encoded together in one Balearica regulorum gibbericeps isolate bBalReg1 chromosome 3, bBalReg1.pri, whole genome shotgun sequence window:
- the LOC142601418 gene encoding ostricacin-2-like: MKILYLLFPFFLLLVHSAAGSSLAPGNREECHRQNGFCGFLKCSFPFIVSGKCSTFFFCCKK; encoded by the exons ATGAAGATCCTCTacctgctcttccccttcttcctcctgttgGTCCACAGTGCTGCAG GATCCTCCCTGGCTCCAGGAAATAGAGAAGAATGTCATCGACAAAATGGCTTCTGTGGATTTCTGAAGTGCTCTTTCCCCTTTATCGTCAGTGGAAAATGCTCAAcgtttttcttttgctgcaaaaAGTAA